The Kluyveromyces lactis strain NRRL Y-1140 chromosome D complete sequence genome has a window encoding:
- a CDS encoding uncharacterized protein (some similarities with uniprot|P53872 Saccharomyces cerevisiae YNL190W Hypothetical ORF), which produces MKLTSVVAAFFAVSVVAAQQENSETTTTTTNTHRYGRFDKTSPSSTPTSTGTHRYGRFNKTAPSSSPTSTGTHRYGRFNKTAPSSSPTSTGTHRYGRFNKTAPSSSPTSTGTHRYGRFNKTAPSSSPTSTGTHRYGRFDKTNNREAETANDADLVKFSSSFLVAGIAAYLL; this is translated from the coding sequence ATGAAGTTAACTTCCGTTGTTGCTGCTTTCTTTGCCgtttctgttgttgctgctcAGCAAGAGAACAGTGAAACTACCACTACAACCACCAACACTCATAGATACGGTAGATTCGACAAGacttctccttcttctaCCCCTACGTCTACTGGTACCCACAGATACGGTAGATTCAACAAGACAgctccttcttcttccccTACATCTACTGGTACTCATAGATACGGTAGATTCAACAAGACAGCTCCATCTTCTTCCCCTACATCTACTGGTACTCACAGATACGGTAGATTCAACAAGACAGCTCCATCTTCTTCCCCTACATCTACTGGTACTCATAGATACGGTAGATTCAACAAGACAgctccttcttcttccccTACATCTACCGGTACTCACAGATACGGTAGATTCGATAAGACTAACAACAGGGAAGCTGAAACTGCTAACGATGCTGACTTGGTTAAATTTTCCAGCTCTTTCTTGGTTGCTGGTATCGCTGCCTACTTGTTATAA
- a CDS encoding uncharacterized protein (weakly similar to uniprot|Q7LGR3 Saccharomyces cerevisiae YDL218W) — MSNIERAAPETQPDTEPVVAVPLTDEPVVAAPAPATVPDTTVPASQPVDVQPMSEPVIQETPSSKSYFPYTSSLFHNIVRGLQSMFTSLVLSLTATSIAKASWGDSKTNFGLAVSVMTFVYFLAGGIFWGFASASARSAVPVSVFFGLEAFFVLMWFCAFVVLADNFSHSCNYGSFFWTSSSSDDWSVSCKAGKAAAAFAAFAWLFFVVSFIIYIFNVLRPVLSHYGSSGWLKTNAVELNPWTFLSGTFIFNNFVAQEDFKHEEGLPETATNSTYEPQNQVPPTTV; from the coding sequence ATGTCAAACATTGAAAGAGCCGCTCCTGAGACGCAGCCAGATACTGAGCCTGTTGTCGCTGTTCCATTAACCGACGAGCCTGTCGTTGCTGCGCCTGCACCAGCTACTGTTCCAGATACCACCGTGCCAGCAAGTCAGCCAGTTGATGTACAACCAATGTCCGAGCCAGTGATTCAGGAGACTCCATCCTCAAAGTCTTATTTCCCATACACGAGCAGCTTGTTCCACAATATTGTCCGTGGGTTGCAATCCATGTTTACCAGTTTAGTTCTCTCCTTGACTGCTACTAGTATTGCTAAGGCTAGTTGGGGTGACAGCAAGACGAACTTTGGTCTTGCGGTATCCGTTATGACTTTTGTCTATTTCCTTGCTGGGGGCATTTTCTGGGGATTTGCATCAGCTTCTGCGAGATCTGCCGTGCCAGTTTCTGTGTTTTTCGGCTTGGAAGCTTTCTTTGTGTTGATGTGGTTCTGTGCATTTGTCGTGCTTGCTGATAATTTCAGCCATTCCTGCAATTATGGCTCATTTTTCTGGACTAGTAGTTCATCGGACGATTGGTCCGTTAGTTGTAAAGCTGGTaaagctgctgctgctttTGCCGCGTTTGCCTGGTTATTCTTCGTGGTCTCTTTCATTATCTACATTTTTAACGTCTTGCGTCCAGTCTTGTCTCATTACGGTTCCTCCGGCTGGTTGAAGACGAACGCTGTGGAATTGAACCCATGGACTTTCTTATCTGGTAccttcatcttcaacaactttGTTGCCCAAGAGGACTTTAAACATGAAGAAGGTCTCCCAGAAACTGCTACAAACAGCACCTATGAGCCTCAAAATCAAGTTCCTCCAACTACAGTTTAA